The following coding sequences lie in one Pseudomonas sp. SL4(2022) genomic window:
- a CDS encoding DNA-binding domain-containing protein, with amino-acid sequence MRLSDWQAQVQAYLLNPAAQPNPALQASLLGSAALSAEQGLAIYHNAYRARLLEALRGDYPAVHGWLGDEEFDALALAYLGAHPSQHFSLRWLGAQLADFIDGYLIPAQAAPLSELARLEWAFTLAFDAPDGQPLSLTQMAELPAEDWPTLQVRLLPSVQWLACRHNCLAIWRACKEPGDFPGSQPLVATETCVVWRDQLITRYRSLVADEAAALQGMVVHGWSFAELCGELAHLGEQAPAQAVSWLRQWLTDGLLQRADHAQP; translated from the coding sequence ATGCGCCTGAGTGACTGGCAGGCGCAGGTACAGGCCTACCTGCTCAACCCCGCTGCCCAGCCCAACCCGGCGCTGCAGGCCAGCTTGCTGGGCAGCGCGGCGCTGAGTGCCGAACAGGGCCTGGCGATTTACCACAACGCCTACCGTGCGCGCCTACTGGAAGCCTTGCGCGGTGACTATCCGGCGGTGCATGGCTGGCTCGGTGATGAGGAATTCGATGCCCTGGCCCTGGCCTATCTCGGCGCGCATCCCTCGCAGCATTTCAGCCTGCGCTGGCTCGGCGCGCAGCTGGCGGACTTTATCGACGGCTACCTGATTCCCGCACAGGCCGCGCCGCTCAGCGAACTGGCGCGGTTGGAATGGGCCTTTACCCTGGCCTTTGATGCGCCAGATGGCCAGCCCCTGAGCCTGACGCAGATGGCCGAGCTGCCGGCTGAAGACTGGCCGACCCTGCAGGTGCGTTTGTTACCGAGCGTGCAGTGGCTGGCGTGCCGGCATAACTGCCTGGCGATCTGGCGTGCGTGCAAGGAGCCGGGTGACTTCCCTGGCAGCCAGCCACTGGTTGCGACTGAGACCTGTGTGGTCTGGCGTGATCAGCTGATCACCCGCTACCGCAGCCTGGTGGCCGATGAAGCGGCGGCATTGCAGGGCATGGTCGTGCACGGCTGGAGCTTCGCTGAGCTGTGCGGCGAGCTGGCGCACCTCGGTGAGCAGGCACCGGCGCAGGCGGTGAGCTGGTTGCGCCAGTGGCTAACGGACGGGCTGTTGCAGCGGGCGGATCACGCCCAGCCGTGA
- a CDS encoding LysE family translocator: protein MNTLFYSMAGFALAASISPGPVNLLALSAGASHGLRSSMRHVTGATFGFTALLLAMGLGLQQLLQQWPALTHGVAWFGVAFLLYMAYGLARADGQLSGNAAQQRPSLFKGALMQWLNPKAWLASMAGMGAYAADGDLWRVGQFAALYFVICYLSISCWALAGVYLRQYLENPLYLRRFNRGLALLLVLSAVYLLV from the coding sequence ATGAATACGTTGTTTTACTCCATGGCGGGTTTTGCCCTCGCGGCTTCGATCTCTCCCGGCCCGGTCAATCTCCTGGCCCTCAGCGCCGGCGCGAGCCATGGGCTGCGTAGCAGCATGCGCCATGTCACCGGGGCGACATTCGGCTTTACCGCGTTGTTGCTGGCCATGGGCCTGGGCTTGCAGCAGCTGTTGCAGCAGTGGCCGGCGTTGACGCACGGGGTGGCTTGGTTTGGCGTCGCCTTTTTGCTGTACATGGCCTACGGCCTGGCCCGGGCTGACGGGCAGCTCAGTGGCAACGCCGCGCAGCAGCGCCCGTCGCTATTCAAGGGCGCGCTGATGCAGTGGCTCAACCCCAAGGCCTGGCTGGCCTCGATGGCAGGCATGGGCGCCTATGCGGCGGATGGTGATCTGTGGCGGGTGGGGCAGTTCGCGGCGCTGTATTTCGTGATCTGTTATCTGTCGATCAGTTGCTGGGCGCTGGCCGGGGTTTACCTGCGCCAGTACCTGGAGAATCCGCTGTACCTGCGCCGGTTCAATCGCGGCCTGGCCTTGCTGCTGGTGCTCTCGGCGGTTTATCTGCTGGTCTGA
- a CDS encoding helix-turn-helix domain-containing protein, with protein MSSEQQATTPRFWRDPALPFVETREALDGRLLCYAKHSHECFSIGTITRGRSTYFNEKAREQVTAGTLVLMNPGDVHACNPVDGQPWSYRMFYIDSAWLGELQHQLGFGHNRHLQPFSAILSRDPELFNGLNQLYDLLNATAVDQLRKECALIDYFSTLQQRLAPAPAPIREDNPRIRLAAEFIRAHCTQTLKLDAICSAAELSPSYLIRSFRQHYGMTPHAYLLNCRVQVAQAGLKRGESIAEVALDAGFADQAHLQRTFKQLLAATPGQYRRA; from the coding sequence ATGAGCAGTGAACAACAAGCCACCACCCCACGCTTCTGGCGCGACCCGGCGCTGCCCTTTGTGGAAACGCGTGAAGCCCTCGATGGCCGTCTGTTGTGCTACGCCAAACACTCCCATGAGTGCTTTTCGATTGGCACCATCACCCGGGGCCGCAGCACCTACTTCAATGAAAAGGCGCGCGAGCAGGTCACGGCCGGCACGCTGGTGCTGATGAACCCAGGTGACGTGCATGCCTGCAACCCCGTGGATGGGCAGCCCTGGTCGTATCGCATGTTCTACATCGACAGCGCCTGGCTGGGCGAGCTGCAACACCAGCTGGGGTTCGGCCACAACCGGCACCTGCAGCCCTTCTCCGCCATCCTCAGCCGCGACCCTGAGCTGTTCAACGGCCTCAACCAGTTGTACGACCTGCTCAACGCCACGGCGGTCGATCAGCTGCGCAAAGAGTGCGCCCTGATCGACTATTTCAGCACCCTGCAACAGCGCCTGGCACCCGCGCCGGCACCCATCCGCGAGGACAACCCGCGCATCCGCCTGGCCGCGGAATTTATCCGCGCGCACTGCACCCAGACGCTCAAGCTGGACGCCATCTGCAGCGCCGCCGAGCTGTCGCCCTCGTACCTGATTCGCAGTTTCCGCCAGCACTACGGCATGACCCCACATGCCTACCTGCTCAACTGCCGCGTGCAAGTGGCCCAGGCCGGGCTGAAACGCGGCGAGTCGATTGCCGAGGTGGCGCTGGACGCCGGCTTTGCCGACCAGGCGCACTTGCAGCGCACCTTCAAACAACTGCTCGCCGCCACCCCCGGGCAATACCGCCGCGCCTGA
- a CDS encoding sensor histidine kinase, translated as MSAFLLRYRVALIVLLILLGLLASIWLAGRYAEQRAWQERSLEARGQLQLYAQAIHTLVERFRSVPEVLALDSDIKSLLRAPDDSLLRSTLNERLEQLNSAAGSNVLYLLNAKGDTLVASNWRDWSSFVGNNYAFRPYFQDAVRQSSGRYFAVGVTTGIPGYFLSHAVRDDDGTVLGVLVVKLELEALQREWASQPGVLLVADSYSVVILSNRPAWRFLALDSLSEQARAELVEVRKYAEQALQPLASTLRRQIDSDSQWRRVEGPDGPRDYLWQRQALGNEGWTLHLLHEPETLVDSVRSYRLAAAGVWMTLVFLLLYLAQRRKTQRLQAGIRERLEREVALRTAELREAQEGLVHAAKMAALGQMSAAMAHEINQPLTAMQMQLGSLRLLLDSGRQDDVRKGLQRIDALLQRIAGLTGHLKTFARKSPAGLSERLRLNDVLEQALQLLAPRLRSEQVQLYREIDSQVPVLGDAIRLEQVLLNLLNNALDAMADSTVRQLQIRIERQGEYVVLSIADSGGGIATDALDHVFEPFFTTKPVGAGLGLGLAVSYGIVRELGGSLEAANGEQGAVFTLRLPAAPNA; from the coding sequence ATGTCTGCCTTTCTGCTGCGTTACCGCGTTGCCCTGATCGTCCTGCTGATTCTGCTCGGCCTGCTGGCGAGCATCTGGCTGGCCGGGCGCTATGCCGAGCAGCGCGCCTGGCAGGAGCGCAGCCTGGAGGCGCGCGGGCAGTTGCAGCTGTATGCGCAGGCGATCCACACCCTGGTCGAACGCTTCCGCTCGGTGCCCGAGGTGCTCGCGCTGGACAGCGATATCAAGTCGCTGCTGCGTGCGCCGGATGACAGCTTGCTGCGCAGCACACTCAATGAGCGGTTGGAGCAGCTCAACAGCGCCGCCGGTTCCAATGTGCTGTACCTGCTCAACGCGAAAGGCGACACCCTGGTGGCCAGTAACTGGCGTGACTGGAGCAGTTTTGTCGGCAACAACTACGCCTTCCGCCCGTATTTTCAGGATGCCGTGCGCCAGTCCTCCGGGCGTTATTTTGCGGTGGGGGTGACCACCGGCATCCCCGGCTATTTTCTCTCCCATGCGGTGCGCGACGACGACGGCACGGTGCTCGGCGTGCTGGTGGTCAAGCTGGAGCTGGAGGCGCTGCAGCGCGAATGGGCCAGCCAGCCCGGCGTGCTGCTGGTGGCCGATAGCTACTCGGTGGTGATCCTCAGCAATCGCCCGGCCTGGCGTTTTCTTGCCCTCGACAGCTTGAGCGAGCAGGCCCGCGCCGAGCTGGTGGAGGTGCGCAAATACGCCGAACAGGCGCTACAACCGCTGGCCAGCACGCTGCGCCGGCAGATCGACAGCGACAGCCAGTGGCGGCGGGTCGAAGGCCCGGATGGCCCGCGTGATTACCTCTGGCAACGCCAGGCCTTGGGCAATGAAGGCTGGACCCTGCACCTGCTGCACGAGCCGGAAACCCTGGTCGACAGCGTGCGCAGCTACCGCCTGGCCGCCGCCGGGGTGTGGATGACCCTGGTGTTTCTGCTGCTCTACCTGGCCCAGCGGCGCAAGACTCAGCGTCTGCAGGCTGGTATTCGTGAGCGCCTGGAACGTGAGGTGGCGCTGCGCACCGCCGAGTTGCGCGAGGCTCAGGAAGGCCTGGTGCATGCGGCGAAGATGGCCGCGCTGGGGCAGATGTCGGCGGCCATGGCCCATGAAATCAACCAACCGCTGACGGCCATGCAGATGCAACTGGGCAGCCTGCGCCTGTTGCTCGACAGCGGTCGGCAAGACGATGTGCGCAAAGGGCTGCAACGTATCGACGCGCTGCTGCAACGTATTGCCGGGCTCACCGGGCACCTGAAAACCTTCGCCCGCAAAAGCCCGGCAGGCCTGAGCGAGCGGCTGCGTTTGAACGATGTGCTGGAGCAGGCGCTGCAATTGCTGGCCCCGCGATTGCGCAGTGAACAGGTGCAGCTGTATCGCGAGATCGACTCACAGGTGCCGGTGCTGGGTGATGCCATTCGCCTGGAGCAGGTGCTGCTTAATCTGCTCAACAACGCCCTGGATGCCATGGCGGACAGCACCGTGCGGCAGTTGCAGATCCGCATCGAGCGCCAGGGCGAATACGTGGTGCTGAGCATTGCCGACAGCGGTGGTGGAATCGCTACCGATGCGCTGGATCATGTGTTCGAGCCGTTCTTCACCACCAAGCCGGTGGGCGCCGGATTGGGCTTGGGGTTGGCGGTGTCCTACGGCATCGTCCGTGAGCTGGGTGGCAGTCTGGAGGCGGCCAATGGCGAGCAGGGCGCGGTGTTTACCCTGCGTTTGCCGGCAGCGCCGAATGCGTAG
- a CDS encoding sigma-54-dependent transcriptional regulator, with translation MTGHVIVVDDEAAIREAVQQWLELSGFSVHSCTTAQAALALVDRDYPGILISDVRMPGTDGLQLLDSVLERDRDLPVILITGHGDVPMAVQALRQGAYDFIEKPFTPERLLDSVRRALDKRRLVCENRQLRQQFARKDHIEAQLLGVSRPMETLRRQILELAGTSVNILLRGDTGSGKERVARCLHDFSNRAGKPFVALNCAAIPEHLFESELFGHESGAFTGAQGKRIGRIEHADGGTLFLDEVESLPLAQQVKLLRVLQEKTLERLGSNRSIQVDLRVISAVKPDLLDEVKAGRFREDLYYRLNVATLRIPPLRERREDIALLFEHFAQQAAQRHGRDRPVLTPQQLTQLLRHDWPGNVRELINAAERHALGLSGGVEAGEGLPVQSLAEQMEAFEAQCLHRALQHCQGHITEVMALLQLPRRTLNEKMQRHGLLRSSYRPVSSRDED, from the coding sequence ATGACCGGGCACGTAATAGTCGTCGACGATGAAGCGGCCATCCGCGAGGCGGTGCAGCAGTGGCTGGAACTGTCCGGTTTCAGCGTGCACAGTTGCACCACGGCGCAGGCCGCGTTGGCGCTGGTCGACCGTGACTACCCCGGCATCCTCATCAGCGATGTGCGCATGCCCGGCACCGATGGCCTGCAGCTGCTCGACAGCGTGCTGGAGCGCGACCGCGATCTGCCGGTGATTCTGATCACCGGGCACGGCGATGTGCCGATGGCGGTGCAGGCGCTGCGCCAGGGCGCTTATGACTTTATCGAAAAGCCCTTTACCCCCGAACGCCTGCTCGACAGCGTGCGCCGCGCGCTGGACAAGCGCCGCCTGGTTTGTGAGAACCGTCAGCTGCGCCAGCAGTTCGCCCGCAAGGACCATATCGAGGCGCAGCTGCTCGGCGTCTCCAGGCCGATGGAAACCCTGCGCCGGCAGATCCTCGAACTGGCCGGCACCTCGGTGAATATCCTTCTGCGCGGCGACACCGGCAGCGGCAAGGAGCGGGTTGCCCGTTGTCTGCATGATTTCAGCAACCGCGCCGGCAAGCCGTTTGTCGCGCTGAACTGCGCGGCGATTCCCGAGCACCTGTTCGAGAGTGAGCTGTTCGGCCATGAAAGCGGCGCCTTTACCGGCGCCCAGGGCAAGCGTATCGGCCGTATCGAACATGCCGACGGCGGCACGCTGTTTCTCGACGAGGTGGAAAGCCTGCCGTTGGCCCAGCAGGTCAAATTGCTGCGTGTGCTGCAGGAGAAAACCCTGGAGCGCCTGGGTTCCAACCGCAGCATTCAGGTCGATTTGCGGGTGATCAGCGCGGTCAAGCCGGACCTGCTCGATGAGGTCAAGGCCGGGCGTTTCCGTGAAGACCTCTACTACCGGCTGAACGTCGCCACGTTACGCATTCCGCCACTGCGCGAACGCCGCGAGGACATTGCGCTGCTGTTCGAGCACTTTGCTCAGCAAGCAGCGCAACGCCATGGGCGCGACAGGCCTGTGCTGACGCCTCAGCAGTTGACTCAACTGCTGAGGCACGACTGGCCGGGCAACGTGCGCGAGCTGATCAACGCCGCTGAACGGCACGCATTGGGCTTGAGTGGTGGCGTCGAGGCTGGCGAGGGGCTGCCCGTGCAATCGCTGGCGGAGCAGATGGAAGCCTTCGAAGCGCAATGCCTGCACCGCGCACTGCAGCATTGCCAGGGCCACATCACCGAGGTCATGGCGTTGCTGCAGTTGCCACGCCGCACCCTCAACGAAAAGATGCAGCGCCATGGTCTGCTGCGCAGTAGCTATCGGCCGGTCAGCAGCAGAGACGAGGATTAA
- a CDS encoding TAXI family TRAP transporter solute-binding subunit — translation MRMTKRFSLFAAAAALTASTAVLAAPTFINVLTGGTSGVYYPIGVALSQLYSNGIDGAKTSVQATKASVENLNLLEAGRGELAFALGDSVTDAWNGVEDAGFKAPLKKLRAIAGTYPNYIQIVASKESGITTLADLKGKRISVGAPKSGTELNARAIFKAAGLSYEDMGKVEFLPYAESVELIKNRQLDATLQSSGLGMAAIRDLAATLPITFVAIPAEVTAKIDNAAYLATAIPAGTYDGQDSDVATVAITNLLVSHDGVSDEVAYQMTKLMFDNLERLGNAHSAAKDIKLEGAAKGLPIPLHPGAERFYKEAGAL, via the coding sequence ATGCGAATGACCAAACGCTTCAGCCTGTTTGCGGCGGCCGCCGCCTTGACCGCGAGCACAGCGGTACTTGCCGCGCCGACCTTTATCAACGTGCTCACCGGTGGCACCAGCGGTGTGTATTACCCCATCGGCGTGGCCCTGTCTCAGCTGTACAGCAACGGCATCGACGGCGCGAAAACCTCGGTGCAAGCCACCAAGGCCTCGGTGGAAAACCTCAACCTGCTTGAAGCCGGTCGTGGCGAGTTGGCGTTTGCTTTGGGGGATTCGGTCACTGATGCCTGGAATGGCGTGGAAGACGCCGGCTTCAAAGCACCGCTGAAAAAGCTGCGGGCGATTGCCGGCACCTACCCGAACTATATCCAGATCGTTGCCAGCAAGGAGTCCGGCATCACCACCCTGGCTGACTTGAAGGGCAAGCGCATCTCCGTTGGCGCGCCGAAATCCGGCACCGAGCTGAATGCTCGCGCCATCTTCAAGGCCGCTGGCCTGAGCTATGAAGACATGGGCAAGGTCGAGTTTCTGCCGTACGCCGAGTCGGTCGAGCTGATCAAGAACCGTCAGCTGGATGCCACACTGCAGTCCTCTGGCCTGGGCATGGCGGCGATTCGCGACCTGGCCGCGACCCTGCCGATCACCTTCGTCGCCATCCCGGCCGAGGTTACCGCGAAGATCGACAACGCCGCCTACCTGGCCACAGCGATTCCAGCCGGCACCTATGACGGTCAGGACAGTGATGTAGCGACCGTGGCCATCACCAACCTTCTGGTCAGCCATGACGGCGTGTCCGATGAAGTGGCCTACCAGATGACCAAGCTGATGTTCGACAACCTCGAACGCCTGGGCAACGCCCACTCGGCGGCCAAGGACATCAAGCTGGAAGGCGCCGCCAAGGGCCTGCCAATTCCGCTGCATCCGGGTGCCGAGCGCTTCTACAAGGAAGCGGGTGCGCTGTAA
- a CDS encoding TRAP transporter permease has product MSDHNQGLAANPGDWPKALFYVALLFSIFQIITAAFHPVSSQILRAVHVGFLLLVVFLCFPARGKEQPWQPLAWLLGLAGMATAFYQWYFEADLIQRSGDLTQSDMVVGLLLIVLVFEAARRVMGIALPIICALFLAYGLFGQYLPGDLMHRGYAIDQLVNQLAFGTEGLYGTPTYVSATYIFLFILFGAFLEQAGMIKLFTDFAMGLFGHKLGGPAKVSVVSSALMGTITGSGVANVVTTGQFTIPLMKRFGYKPAFAGGVEATASMGSQIMPPIMGAVAFIMAETINVPFFEVAKAALIPALLYFGSVFWMVHLEAKRANLQGLPKDQCPNPWTAVKERWYLLIPLFILIYLLFSGRTPLFSGMVGLALTAIVILGSAIILRVSSKAMRFAFWIALGVLCAGFFQLGIGVVFGVVALLVAVCWFIKGGRDTLVICLHALVEGARHAVPVGIACALVGVIIGVVSLTGVASTFAGYILAIGQDNLFLSLVLTMLTCLVLGMGIPTIPNYIITSSIAAPALLELGVPLIVSHMFVFYFGIMADLTPPVALACFAAAPIAKESGLKISLWAVRIAVAGFVVPFMAVYEPALMLQGDSLLATLYVVLKAFIAIGLWGAAFTGYLQAKLSWWERALAFGAGVSLILATPMSDEIGFALGALFIAQHLWRARRAQLAMA; this is encoded by the coding sequence ATGAGTGACCACAATCAAGGCCTTGCCGCCAACCCAGGCGATTGGCCGAAAGCGCTGTTCTATGTCGCGCTGCTGTTCTCCATCTTCCAGATCATCACCGCGGCCTTCCACCCGGTATCCAGCCAGATTCTGCGTGCGGTGCATGTGGGCTTTCTGCTGTTGGTGGTGTTTCTCTGTTTTCCCGCCCGTGGCAAAGAGCAGCCCTGGCAGCCGCTGGCTTGGCTACTGGGCCTGGCCGGCATGGCCACGGCGTTTTACCAGTGGTATTTCGAAGCCGACCTGATTCAACGTTCCGGTGACCTGACCCAAAGCGACATGGTGGTTGGCCTGCTGCTGATCGTCCTGGTGTTCGAAGCCGCACGGCGGGTAATGGGCATTGCCTTGCCAATCATCTGCGCGCTGTTTCTGGCCTACGGCCTGTTCGGCCAGTACCTGCCGGGCGATTTGATGCACCGTGGCTACGCCATTGATCAGCTGGTCAACCAGCTGGCCTTCGGCACCGAGGGGCTGTACGGCACGCCGACCTATGTATCAGCCACCTACATCTTCCTGTTTATCCTGTTCGGCGCGTTTCTCGAACAGGCTGGGATGATCAAGCTGTTCACCGACTTCGCCATGGGCCTGTTCGGCCATAAGCTCGGCGGCCCGGCCAAGGTCTCGGTGGTGTCGTCGGCGCTGATGGGCACCATTACCGGTTCGGGCGTGGCCAACGTGGTCACCACGGGCCAGTTCACCATCCCGTTGATGAAGCGCTTCGGCTACAAGCCGGCGTTTGCCGGGGGCGTGGAAGCCACTGCGTCGATGGGCAGCCAGATCATGCCGCCGATCATGGGCGCGGTGGCCTTTATCATGGCCGAGACGATCAACGTGCCGTTCTTCGAGGTGGCCAAGGCCGCGCTGATTCCGGCATTGCTGTACTTCGGCTCGGTGTTCTGGATGGTCCATCTGGAAGCCAAGCGCGCCAACCTGCAGGGCCTGCCGAAAGACCAGTGCCCGAACCCCTGGACGGCGGTGAAGGAGCGCTGGTACCTGCTGATCCCGCTGTTCATCCTGATCTACCTGCTGTTCTCCGGGCGCACGCCGCTGTTCTCCGGCATGGTTGGCCTGGCGCTGACCGCCATCGTCATCCTCGGTTCGGCGATCATCCTGCGGGTGTCGTCCAAGGCCATGCGTTTTGCCTTCTGGATTGCTCTGGGCGTGCTCTGCGCCGGTTTCTTCCAGCTCGGCATCGGTGTGGTGTTTGGCGTCGTTGCGCTGCTGGTGGCGGTGTGCTGGTTTATCAAAGGTGGCCGCGACACCCTGGTGATCTGCCTGCACGCGCTGGTGGAAGGTGCACGGCATGCGGTGCCGGTGGGCATTGCCTGCGCCCTGGTGGGGGTGATTATCGGTGTGGTCTCGCTGACCGGGGTGGCCTCGACCTTTGCCGGTTACATCCTCGCCATCGGTCAGGACAACCTGTTCCTTTCGCTGGTGTTGACCATGCTCACCTGCCTGGTGTTGGGCATGGGCATCCCGACCATTCCCAACTACATCATCACCAGTTCGATTGCCGCGCCGGCGCTGCTGGAGTTGGGCGTGCCGCTGATCGTGTCACACATGTTCGTGTTCTATTTCGGCATCATGGCCGACCTCACGCCGCCGGTGGCGCTGGCCTGCTTCGCCGCCGCACCGATTGCCAAGGAGAGCGGCCTGAAGATCAGCCTGTGGGCCGTGCGGATTGCCGTGGCCGGGTTCGTGGTGCCGTTTATGGCAGTGTACGAGCCGGCGCTGATGCTGCAAGGTGATAGCCTGCTGGCCACCCTGTATGTGGTGCTCAAGGCATTTATCGCCATCGGCCTCTGGGGGGCGGCATTTACCGGCTACCTGCAGGCCAAATTGAGTTGGTGGGAACGTGCGTTGGCCTTCGGCGCCGGTGTCAGTCTGATTCTGGCCACGCCGATGAGTGACGAGATCGGCTTCGCCCTGGGGGCGCTGTTTATCGCCCAGCATCTCTGGCGTGCTCGTCGCGCTCAGCTGGCCATGGCGTGA
- a CDS encoding DUF1850 domain-containing protein: protein MIGLCLGLAGAVWAEVPTPSFTLAWTHTIEKIRWEEDYRVTPEGLLLGEARVKGSGAGMEIPDGAELREGSWHYQRQLPPLQPLRVGRTPEAGDYQLCFNQRCHSMSEWLGPPQATQPALELWSCEQRSPAAAAGPDGA from the coding sequence GTGATTGGCCTGTGCCTGGGTTTGGCAGGCGCGGTGTGGGCAGAAGTGCCCACGCCCAGCTTTACCCTGGCCTGGACCCACACCATTGAGAAAATTCGTTGGGAAGAGGATTACCGCGTGACGCCTGAGGGGTTGCTCCTTGGCGAGGCGCGGGTCAAGGGTTCCGGTGCCGGTATGGAAATTCCAGACGGCGCCGAACTGCGCGAGGGCAGCTGGCATTACCAGCGTCAGCTACCCCCCTTGCAACCACTGCGTGTGGGGCGAACCCCCGAGGCAGGGGATTATCAACTGTGTTTCAACCAGCGTTGCCACTCGATGAGTGAATGGCTCGGCCCGCCACAAGCGACCCAGCCGGCGTTGGAACTCTGGAGCTGTGAGCAACGCTCCCCGGCCGCTGCGGCCGGCCCGGACGGCGCATAA
- a CDS encoding GNAT family N-acetyltransferase, whose protein sequence is MSTITYYLDMQHPEQIRAKLLPAELSVVECQLKQFQLNRFLYQLVGEPWQWTDKLSWTDAQWRELIEQPHHRTWVAYHQGAIAGYYELLRDADGAVEILYFGLAEAFFGQGFGGPLLTHALQSAWAWPGTQKVWVHTCSLDHPSALANYRARGMAVYREESA, encoded by the coding sequence ATGAGCACCATCACCTATTACCTGGACATGCAGCACCCCGAGCAGATCCGCGCCAAGCTGCTGCCGGCCGAGCTGAGCGTGGTGGAATGCCAACTCAAGCAGTTTCAGCTCAACCGCTTTCTCTACCAGCTGGTCGGCGAGCCCTGGCAGTGGACCGACAAACTCAGCTGGACCGACGCGCAGTGGCGCGAACTGATCGAGCAGCCTCATCACCGCACCTGGGTGGCCTATCACCAGGGCGCCATCGCCGGTTACTACGAGCTGCTGCGCGATGCCGACGGGGCGGTGGAGATTCTCTATTTCGGCCTGGCTGAGGCCTTCTTCGGTCAGGGCTTTGGTGGCCCGCTGCTGACTCACGCCCTGCAATCCGCCTGGGCCTGGCCGGGCACCCAAAAGGTCTGGGTGCATACCTGCAGCCTGGATCACCCCAGCGCGCTGGCCAACTACCGGGCGCGTGGAATGGCTGTGTATCGCGAAGAGTCGGCTTAA
- a CDS encoding substrate-binding periplasmic protein, which yields MRGLLPFFACLLFTLSAQARAETFTIGVELQPYMPYSDVQNGQYQGYGRELLDAFAAHQGYVFVYQPLPVRRLLSEFLNGKVDFKYPDHPRWNADLKQAHQVYFSQATAPSIDGVLVKPQRLGAGRDSLKRLGTQRGFTPWPYLDDIKTGRILLIQANQIDSLVAMALNGRVDGVYLNPQVVNHRLHNTPEQGSLVFDRTLAYQDDHYLLSSIKHPQVIEQFDTFLTSQTTLVQALKDRHGISDPLQNR from the coding sequence ATGAGAGGTTTGCTGCCTTTTTTCGCCTGCCTGTTGTTTACGCTGTCAGCCCAGGCGAGGGCCGAGACCTTCACCATTGGGGTTGAGTTGCAACCCTATATGCCCTATTCCGATGTGCAGAACGGCCAGTATCAGGGCTATGGCCGTGAGTTGCTGGATGCCTTTGCCGCGCACCAGGGCTATGTTTTTGTTTATCAGCCGCTGCCGGTACGGCGCTTGCTCAGCGAGTTTCTCAACGGCAAGGTGGACTTCAAGTACCCCGACCACCCACGCTGGAATGCCGACCTCAAGCAGGCACATCAGGTGTATTTCAGTCAGGCAACCGCCCCCTCGATTGATGGTGTACTGGTCAAACCACAGCGCCTGGGTGCCGGAAGGGACAGCCTGAAGCGCCTAGGCACACAGCGCGGGTTTACCCCATGGCCGTACCTGGACGACATCAAAACCGGACGGATTTTGCTGATTCAGGCCAACCAGATCGACTCACTGGTGGCTATGGCACTCAATGGCCGGGTGGATGGCGTGTACCTCAACCCGCAAGTCGTGAACCACCGACTGCACAACACTCCGGAGCAAGGCTCCCTGGTATTTGACCGCACGCTGGCATATCAGGACGACCACTACCTGTTGTCGAGCATCAAACACCCACAGGTCATTGAGCAATTCGACACGTTCCTCACCAGCCAGACCACCTTGGTCCAAGCCCTGAAAGACCGCCACGGTATCAGCGATCCCCTGCAAAACCGCTGA
- a CDS encoding LemA family protein gives MQDTGFAWLLALLALAALAIYYYNRLVFNRARVAMAWSGIDVQLKRRASLIPALVECVRHYMRHEQGTLQALVQERARAEQLSESPPGERATVETQMATHLYQVLVLAEDYPALKADGQFIDLHQALVDVEDHIQMARRYYNGAVRELNVLVESVPSNLLARAFNFTQAEYFSLADPRDAQSPKLEF, from the coding sequence ATGCAGGACACAGGATTCGCGTGGCTGTTGGCTTTGCTGGCCCTGGCCGCGCTGGCGATTTATTACTACAACCGCCTGGTGTTCAACCGGGCGCGAGTGGCCATGGCCTGGAGCGGTATTGATGTGCAGCTCAAGCGCCGTGCCAGCCTGATACCGGCGTTGGTCGAATGTGTGCGGCACTATATGCGCCACGAGCAGGGCACGTTGCAGGCGCTGGTGCAGGAGCGTGCGCGTGCAGAGCAGCTGAGCGAGTCACCACCGGGCGAGCGCGCTACGGTGGAAACGCAGATGGCGACGCACCTGTATCAGGTTCTGGTTCTGGCCGAAGACTATCCGGCGCTCAAGGCCGATGGTCAGTTCATTGATTTGCACCAGGCCCTGGTTGACGTCGAAGACCATATCCAGATGGCGCGGCGTTACTACAACGGCGCGGTGCGCGAGCTGAATGTGCTGGTTGAGTCGGTGCCGAGCAATCTGCTGGCCCGGGCGTTTAACTTTACTCAGGCTGAATACTTCAGTCTGGCTGACCCGCGCGACGCCCAGTCGCCCAAACTGGAGTTCTGA